A region from the Aegilops tauschii subsp. strangulata cultivar AL8/78 chromosome 5, Aet v6.0, whole genome shotgun sequence genome encodes:
- the LOC109778576 gene encoding uncharacterized protein isoform X2, whose protein sequence is MERAWRSGALSETASCADTPRSGSGHSSCNLQHRHSQSMLRTREAAVDMSPRFSYCKPTINRDSKMLHRRHSLNLPEQSLPGRHSRKTTERTQKATSKSIADLAGEIAALEQEVIRKELHLLTLYRRAFDQQLSDSCSFVSEVDQEATKSIDEGALRLRDIKQSAAFNLPTVSDSMSEVSSRPASKHSSLVNFLNASISDYVPKISCKLSEDILGCIASVYCKLASTPSQDAESVTSPSHSVSSSSTFSPRRRNDSWSPRYTFDATTSPRRYPYQKENSEQNIGMIIVPRIHIDAGKFEYASKMLETIRSLIQRLEKIDPTKMTHEEQLCFWINIHNALVMHAFLAYGIHDKRLKSTDMILKAAYNVGGESVNAQTIQNSILGCQSHRPSLWVRALFTPAKRSLAGSTARHPYALHHSEPIAHFALSTGTFSDPPVRLYTAKKIHHQLERARTEFIQANVAVKKQALLLPKVLHYYAKDAALELRHLVELVCESTSETQRKEMAQLQHRLRRKIDKCVEWLPYKSNFRYVVHRDLAE, encoded by the exons ATGGAGAGGGCCTGGAGATCGGGGGCGCTGTCGGAGACGGCGTCTTGCGCCGACACGCCCAGGTCCGGCTCCGGCCACTCCTCCTGCAACCTCCAACACCGCCACTCACAGAG TATGCTGAGGACACGTGAGGCTGCAGTGGACATGTCGCCGCGATTCTCCTACTGCAAGCCT ACCATCAACCGGGACAGCAAAATGCTCCACAGAAGGCACTCGCTTAACTTGCCAGAGCAGTCGTTGCCTGGCCGTCACTCCAGGAAAACAACGGAAAGAACTCAGAAGGCAACTTCAAAG TCCATCGCAGATTTAGCTGGGGAGATCGCGGCCCTCGAGCAGGAAGTCATCCGCAAGGAACTGCATCTGCTGACCCTCTACAGAAGGGCATTTGATCAGCAGCTATCCGATTCCTGCAGTTTTGTGAGCGAG GTGGATCAAGAAGCAACTAAAAGTATTGATGAGGGCGCGCTCCGTCTAAGAGATATCAAGCAATCTGCAGCCTTCAATTTGCCAACTGTCTCAGATTCTATGAGT GAGGTATCGTCAAGACCGGCTTCGAAGCATTCCAGCCTAGTGAACTTCTTGAATGCTTCTATTTCAGACTACGTACCTAAGATCTCTTGCAAACTATCAGAGGACATCCTCGGGTGCATTGCTTCGGTCTACTGCAAACTTGCAAGCACGCCATCTCAAGATGCCGAGTCCGTGACTTCACCAAGTCATTCTGTTTCATCTTCAAGCACCTTCTCTCCGAGGCGTCGTAATGACAGCTGGAGCCCTCGGTACACCTTTGATGCCACCACAAGCCCTCGCCGATATCCATACCAAAAAGAGAATAGTGAGCAGAACATAGGCATGATCATTGTTCCAAGGATACATATAGATGCTGGCAAGTTTGAATATGCGTCAAAAATGCTGGAGACTATCAG GTCCCTGATACAGCGGCTCGAAAAAATCGATCCAACAAAGATGACACACGAGGAGCAGCTCTGCTTTTGGATCAACATCCACAATGCTTTAGTCATGCAT GCTTTTCTGGCCTATGGGATACATGATAAACGCCTGAAGAGCACTGACATGATTCTGAAG GCTGCGTACAATGTGGGTGGTGAATCAGTAAATGCGCAAACTATTCAGAACTCGATCCTCGGATGCCAATCCCATCGTCCATCATTG TGGGTTCGCGCGCTGTTCACACCAGCAAAAAGATCCTTGGCAGGGTCGACGGCGAGGCACCCCTATGCTCTTCACCATTCCGAGCCGATCGCACATTTCGCGCTCTCCACAGGGACATTTTCAGACCCACCC GTGCGGCTTTACACGGCCAAGAAGATCCACCACCAGCTGGAGCGAGCACGGACCGAGTTCATCCAGGCCAATGTCGCGGTGAAGAAGCAGGCCCTCCTGCTGCCCAAGGTGCTCCACTACTATGCCAAGGACGCGGCGCTCGAGCTGCGCCACCTCGTGGAGCTGGTGTGTGAGAGCACGTCGGAGACCCAGCGGAAGGAGATGGCCCAGCTCCAGCACCGGCTCAGGAGAAAGATCGACAAGTGCGTGGAGTGGCTGCCCTACAAGTCCAACTTCAGATACGTTGTACATAGGGATCTGGCCGAGTAG
- the LOC109778576 gene encoding uncharacterized protein isoform X1 yields the protein MERAWRSGALSETASCADTPRSGSGHSSCNLQHRHSQSMLRTREAAVDMSPRFSYCKPTINRDSKMLHRRHSLNLPEQSLPGRHSRKTTERTQKATSKSIADLAGEIAALEQEVIRKELHLLTLYRRAFDQQLSDSCSFVSEQVDQEATKSIDEGALRLRDIKQSAAFNLPTVSDSMSEVSSRPASKHSSLVNFLNASISDYVPKISCKLSEDILGCIASVYCKLASTPSQDAESVTSPSHSVSSSSTFSPRRRNDSWSPRYTFDATTSPRRYPYQKENSEQNIGMIIVPRIHIDAGKFEYASKMLETIRSLIQRLEKIDPTKMTHEEQLCFWINIHNALVMHAFLAYGIHDKRLKSTDMILKAAYNVGGESVNAQTIQNSILGCQSHRPSLWVRALFTPAKRSLAGSTARHPYALHHSEPIAHFALSTGTFSDPPVRLYTAKKIHHQLERARTEFIQANVAVKKQALLLPKVLHYYAKDAALELRHLVELVCESTSETQRKEMAQLQHRLRRKIDKCVEWLPYKSNFRYVVHRDLAE from the exons ATGGAGAGGGCCTGGAGATCGGGGGCGCTGTCGGAGACGGCGTCTTGCGCCGACACGCCCAGGTCCGGCTCCGGCCACTCCTCCTGCAACCTCCAACACCGCCACTCACAGAG TATGCTGAGGACACGTGAGGCTGCAGTGGACATGTCGCCGCGATTCTCCTACTGCAAGCCT ACCATCAACCGGGACAGCAAAATGCTCCACAGAAGGCACTCGCTTAACTTGCCAGAGCAGTCGTTGCCTGGCCGTCACTCCAGGAAAACAACGGAAAGAACTCAGAAGGCAACTTCAAAG TCCATCGCAGATTTAGCTGGGGAGATCGCGGCCCTCGAGCAGGAAGTCATCCGCAAGGAACTGCATCTGCTGACCCTCTACAGAAGGGCATTTGATCAGCAGCTATCCGATTCCTGCAGTTTTGTGAGCGAG CAGGTGGATCAAGAAGCAACTAAAAGTATTGATGAGGGCGCGCTCCGTCTAAGAGATATCAAGCAATCTGCAGCCTTCAATTTGCCAACTGTCTCAGATTCTATGAGT GAGGTATCGTCAAGACCGGCTTCGAAGCATTCCAGCCTAGTGAACTTCTTGAATGCTTCTATTTCAGACTACGTACCTAAGATCTCTTGCAAACTATCAGAGGACATCCTCGGGTGCATTGCTTCGGTCTACTGCAAACTTGCAAGCACGCCATCTCAAGATGCCGAGTCCGTGACTTCACCAAGTCATTCTGTTTCATCTTCAAGCACCTTCTCTCCGAGGCGTCGTAATGACAGCTGGAGCCCTCGGTACACCTTTGATGCCACCACAAGCCCTCGCCGATATCCATACCAAAAAGAGAATAGTGAGCAGAACATAGGCATGATCATTGTTCCAAGGATACATATAGATGCTGGCAAGTTTGAATATGCGTCAAAAATGCTGGAGACTATCAG GTCCCTGATACAGCGGCTCGAAAAAATCGATCCAACAAAGATGACACACGAGGAGCAGCTCTGCTTTTGGATCAACATCCACAATGCTTTAGTCATGCAT GCTTTTCTGGCCTATGGGATACATGATAAACGCCTGAAGAGCACTGACATGATTCTGAAG GCTGCGTACAATGTGGGTGGTGAATCAGTAAATGCGCAAACTATTCAGAACTCGATCCTCGGATGCCAATCCCATCGTCCATCATTG TGGGTTCGCGCGCTGTTCACACCAGCAAAAAGATCCTTGGCAGGGTCGACGGCGAGGCACCCCTATGCTCTTCACCATTCCGAGCCGATCGCACATTTCGCGCTCTCCACAGGGACATTTTCAGACCCACCC GTGCGGCTTTACACGGCCAAGAAGATCCACCACCAGCTGGAGCGAGCACGGACCGAGTTCATCCAGGCCAATGTCGCGGTGAAGAAGCAGGCCCTCCTGCTGCCCAAGGTGCTCCACTACTATGCCAAGGACGCGGCGCTCGAGCTGCGCCACCTCGTGGAGCTGGTGTGTGAGAGCACGTCGGAGACCCAGCGGAAGGAGATGGCCCAGCTCCAGCACCGGCTCAGGAGAAAGATCGACAAGTGCGTGGAGTGGCTGCCCTACAAGTCCAACTTCAGATACGTTGTACATAGGGATCTGGCCGAGTAG
- the LOC109778572 gene encoding tetraketide alpha-pyrone reductase 1 — protein MRSWICIKSQLHHFQFERMVSSTKGKVCVTGASGFLASWLIKRLLECGYHVIGTVRDPGNRKKVGHLWKLPGANERLQLVRADLLEEGSFDDAVMACEGVFHIASPVLGKSDSNCKEATLGPAINGTLNVLRSCKKSPFLKRVVLTSSSSAVRIRDETQQPELLWDETTWSSVPLCEKLQLWYALAKVFAEKAALDFAKENNIDLVTVLPSFVIGPSLSHELCTTASDILGLLQGDTDRFTSYGRMGYVHIDDVARSHILVYETPEARGRYLCSSVVLDNNELVGLLTKQFPVFPIPRRLSNPYGKQAYQLNTSKLQGLGLKFKGVQEMFNDCVESLKAQGHLLECPL, from the exons ATGAGAAGCTGGATTTGCATCAAATCTCAGCTTCACCACTTCCAGTTCGAGAGAATGGTGAGCTCAACCAAGGGCAAAGTGTGTGTAACCGGGGCCTCAGGCTTTCTCGCCTCTTGGCTCATCAAAAGACTTCTTGAGTGTGGATATCATGTGATAGGGACAGTCAGAGACCCAG GGAATCGGAAAAAAGTTGGACACCTTTGGAAATTACCTGGTGCAAATGAGAGGCTCCAACTTGTGAGAGCTGATTTATTGGAGGAAGGGAGCTTTGATGATGCTGTGATGGCTTGTGAGGGTGTCTTCCACATTGCATCACCTGTCCTCGGGAAATCTGACTCCAATTGCAAG GAAGCAACACTTGGTCCTGCAATTAATGGCACCCTAAACGTGCTAAGGTCGTGCAAGAAGAGTCCGTTTCTAAAACGGGTTGTTCTCACATCTTCATCGTCTGCAGTGAGGATTAGGGACGAAACCCAGCAGCCAGAACTGTTGTGGGATGAAACAACGTGGAGCTCTGTGCCACTCTGCGAAAAGCTACAG CTATGGTATGCCCTGGCAAAGGTATTTGCAGAGAAAGCAGCATTGGACTTTGCCAAGGAAAATAACATTGACCTTGTCACTGTTCTTCCTTCATTCGTGATTGGGCCCAGTTTGTCCCATGAACTGTGTACAACTGCTTCTGATATCCTTGGCTTACTTCAAG GTGACACGGACAGGTTCACTTCGTATGGAAGGATGGGATATGTTCACATTGACGATGTTGCACGGAGCCACATTCTAGTGTACGAAACACCCGAGGCAAGGGGCAGATATCTGTGCAGTTCAGTGGTTCTGGATAACAATGAATTGGTTGGCTTACTCACGAAGCAGTTTCCAGTATTCCCTATTCCAAGGAG GCTCAGTAACCCCTATGGAAAGCAGGCGTATCAGCTAAACACATCCAAGCTCCAGGGGCTGGGTCTCAAGTTCAAAGGAGTGCAAGAGATGTTCAACGACTGCGTCGAGTCGCTGAAAGCTCAGGGCCATTTGCTGGAGTGCCCGTTGTGA
- the LOC109778574 gene encoding uncharacterized protein gives MAQPEGLSLAGRRVAFTTPQTTGGGGGEGYGGRLGALLRQRGAHPLPVPTIAIRAHEPDRLRPYLLPGALDPFAALAFTSRSGIAAFSRALPSSSSAQLPLSDAASALPFTVAALGSDADLLDGAFLARLCRDAGRLAVLVPDVPTPAGLVEALGRGSGRRVLCPVPDVDGLREPPVVPDFLARLDAAGWAAVRAPAYTTCWVGPGCAERLVAPDAAAPDAIVFTSSAEVEGLLKGLDAAGWSWARLRARWPDMVVAVHGPVTADGVRRLGIEVDVVSSRFSSFHGVLDALAATFCSQQLKISSRFSAGSH, from the coding sequence ATGGCGCAGCCGGAGGGCCTCTCGCTCGCGGGCCGGCGGGTGGCGTTCACGACGCCTCAGACcaccggcgggggcggcggggaaGGATACGGTGGCCGGCTTGGCGCGCTGCTGCGGCAGCGCGGCGCGCACCCGCTCCCCGTGCCCACCATCGCCATCCGCGCCCACGAGCCCGACCGCCTCCGCCCCTACCTCCTGCCCGGCGCCCTCGACCCCTTCGCGGCGCTCGCCTTCACCTCCCGCTCCGGCATCGCCGCCTTCTCCCgcgccctcccctcctcctcctccgcccagCTTCCCCTCTCCGACGCCGCGTCGGCGCTCCCCTTCACCGTCGCCGCACTCGGCAGCGACGCCGACCTTCTggacggcgccttcctcgccagGCTCTGCCGCGACGCCGGGAGGCTGGCCGTCCTCGTCCCGGACGTCCCCACCCCCGCCGGCCTCGTGGAGGCGCTGGGGCGCGGGTCCGGCCGCCGCGTGCTCTGCCCCGTCCCCGACGTCGACGGCCTCCGCGAGCCGCCCGTCGTGCCCGACTTCCTCGCCCGGCTCGACGCGGCCGGCTGGGCGGCCGTGCGCGCTCCGGCGTACACCACGTGCTGGGTCGGCCCGGGCTGCGCCGAGCGGCTGGTGGCCCCGGACGCCGCCGCGCCCGACGCCATCGTTTTCACCAGCTCGGCGGAGGTCGAGGGGCTGCTCAAGGGGCTGGACGCCGCGGGCTGGAGCTGGGCGCGGCTCAGGGCGCGATGGCCCGACATGGTCGTGGCCGTTCATGGGCCGGTCACGGCCGACGGCGTCAGGAGGCTCGGCATTGAGGTGGACGTCGTGAGCTCGAGGTTTAGCAGCTTCCATGGGGTTCTTGATGCTCTAGCTGCAACATTTTGTTCTCAACAATTGAAAATTAGCTCCAGGTTTAGTGCTGGTTCACATTGA
- the LOC109778575 gene encoding protein Iojap, chloroplastic → MRGAAIQGHGLARAPPAAVPLLHPRPRRAVGVVPRHRLRSDLLPLLLPAAAPFRARSPPSSSSSNVNPGTGEGADELLEELLQKHGEVVYSSGGGGSAALASEADEDAECLSLAVSLAKVASEVKAADIRVLFVKPIVYWTEFFIILTAFSNAQIEAISSKMRDIGEQQFSRVASGDTKPNSWTLLDFGDVVVHIFLPPQREFYNLEEFYGNATPIELPFETQLQ, encoded by the exons ATGAGAGGCGCCGCGATCCAGGGCCACGGCCTCGCCCGCGCGCCGCCGGCCGCCGTCCCGCTGCTGCACCCGCGGCCGCGGCGCGCCGTCGGGGTGGTCCCCCGCCACCGCCTGAGGAGCGACCTGCTGCCGCTGCTGCTACCGGCCGCCGCGCCCTTCCGGGCTCGCTccccgccctcttcttcctcgtctAATGTG AACCCGGGGACAGGGGAGGGCGCGGACGAGCTGCTCGAGGAATTGCTCCAGAAGCACGGCGAGGTCGTGTACAGCTCCGGCGGGGGCGGCAGCGCGGCTCTGGCCAGCGAGGCCGACGAGGACGCCGAGTGCCTGTCAC TGGCCGTTTCTCTGGCTAAAGTTGCAAGCGAGGTCAAGGCAGCCGATATCCGAGTGCTGTTCGTGAAGCCGATTGTCTACTGGACCGAGTTCTTCATCATCCTCACCGCCTTCTCAAATGCGCAGATTGAGGCCATCAG TTCCAAGATGAGAGACATCGGCGAGCAGCAGTTCAGCAGAGTTGCGTCTGGTGATACAAAACCCAATTCATGGACCTTGCTGGACTTTG GTGATGTCGTTGTCCATATATTTCTTCCCCCGCAGCGGGAATTCTACAACCTGGAGGAGTTCTACGGCAACGCCACCCCCATCGAACTCCCTTTCGAGACCCAGTTGCAGTAA